From the genome of bacterium:
GCGTCGGGAGGGACAGCGGATCCAGCGTCTCGCCCGACTACGACCCGCCGTTCGAGTTCGAGGGCGGGACCATCGACCGTGTGGTCATCGATGTGACGGGCGCCCCCTTCGTTGATCACGAGAAGGAGGTGAAGCGCTACTTGACGCGCGATTGAGGGGCGCGGGCGCCGCAAGGAGCTGCTCCGTTCCGGTTGGGAGTCGATCGGTAAGGTCGCTCTGCTGGCACTGGCCCTGGACCTCGTCTACCAGGTGATCGTGCTACCCGGGCTGCACCCGCTCGAGGCGGTGTTCATTGCGCTCGTCTCGCCATCCTCCCGTATCTCCTGCTCCGGGCGCCGTGACGCGGATCGCGCAACGCTGGATCGGCCCCGGCGCGCACCGGATGCGGCGGGCAGCTCGATCGTGCTCCGGAACGACACCCGCAAGGCCGAGGACCGTGCGCCATGCAACCTCTCAATGTCCGACCGGCGGCGGGACGCCGCGTGGCGTTGACGCCGTATTCGATCGGCGTCGCCGGAGCCGTGCTGGTGATGGCGCTGGCGGGCGGCCAGGCGCGGGCGCAGGAGGTCGCCCGCGAGGCGAGCGACGATGCCTGGACGGTGCTCTGGCCCATCTACCTCTGGGCATCGGGGATCGACGGCCGCGTGGGCGTGGGCGGCAACGTCATCGACGTGGACATCGGCTTCAGCGACGTCGTCGAGCACCTGGACGGCGCGGTGTTCCTGCCGCTCGAGTTGCGGAAAGGGCGTTGGGCGGCGGTGCTCGAGGTCATCGCGATCCGGCTGGGGGACCAGCGTGGCCGGCCTGCGGCTCTGGCACCTGAGCACGACCATCGTCCTCCACCCCGCGGACCCGGTCCTTCCCGAGCTGACGCTGGGCACGGGCGAGCTGTGGGTCGATCCGATCGTCGGCGTGCGCGCGCTGGCC
Proteins encoded in this window:
- a CDS encoding arylsulfatase, with translation FRKTGEDEETHSAKGKLTLYIDDQPVGEAEIMTQPGHFSLTGDGLCVGRDSGSSVSPDYDPPFEFEGGTIDRVVIDVTGAPFVDHEKEVKRYLTRD